Sequence from the Phragmites australis chromosome 6, lpPhrAust1.1, whole genome shotgun sequence genome:
GCCCACCAGATTTCCTATCTGTCTGCACCCATGCAAGGTGGGAGAACTACATCGATAGAGCCATTCAGATGTCAAGTTATGATCAAAGAAAGATTAAGCACAATTAAGGTTATGATTATGATGATTTCATAGTAACCAAAACCCATTATCCCCAGTCCAAACAACTTACTCATTATATCTATACAGGTCAAGATTTCACCACTTACAAATAATGATAGTGGTAATAATAAATTATACGAGCATAATTGTTATAAAAACTTCAAATATACAAGGCATAAAAGGTATTTTTCATAGTATacagttttataaaattttgctAACATACTTTATTGAACATTAATGGTCAAAGTAACCAGGTAAAGAAAACATTTTCTTTGGACCGAATGGACCAACAGGGATAAAATATAAGGCCTCAAGCAAAACGTAAGTGCTTTGATCCACCAAGTAAAAGAAAGGAGTACAGCACAACATCCACGTGATCAAGAATAAAATTTCATTTTGCGCCCATTATTCcagaataaaacaaaaaataaataaaagatagTGACCTGTCACTGCTATTAACATTTATGTACAACAATTTTCCTGTTAATAGTTACAGTGGTAAGGCATGCATATGAGCAGCTATATTTATTTGGGGGAAGAAAGAAACATTTATGGTTCAATTTCTTCATCAGCTAACCAAACCGGTGACCAAGAGAAGGGAAACTTTGACTTACTGTTGCACAATAACAATGTATAATTACTGTTTTTCATCTCTGGAAAACAGATTTACCAAAATTTGATTCAAAACAATACAGAACTATGCTCTGGAATTGTGCATAAAATGGCAGCATTTATTAATGCTCTAAAGAGGACCTAGCATATGAATTTCTCAATATCGGATCATTTTGACCACAATACTTCCGATTCTATTATGAGCTAGTACATGCAGAGCTTAGCTACTACACGCTGCCAGAAAGGGAAGAACTCCACATACAAACAGTAGCGGCATTAATTGAAGCCAACTGCACTCTCTTATCCTTAAAACAATTGGCTGAACAATCGTGCCCATATCATATTAAGGAGTaccagggtgtaaaaacatacCACACTGTCAATGGAAACACCAAGGACCTCGGTGttcaacttctcaaattccTCATATCTGTCACTGAAAGCGGTAATCTCTGCAAATACCAGGCATGTGTTTATCATAACCTCAGACGGAGATGTACTGCCATTCAGATGAACCTTATTGACACTAACGCTGATGTTTCATACTCACCGGTTGGGCAGACGAAGGTGAAGTCCAATGGGTAGAAGAACAAAATCACATACTTCTTCCCGATGTAATCAGACAGCTTCACCTGCAAAAGCACACATAGCAATGGCATCGCCGGCCACATCAAACGGCGTTAGCAATTTGAGCGGATAAAACATTCCAGAATTCAGCTGCCACAGCTGAAACTACGCGAGATTGCACGGAGCGACAGGTTCCCATACGTTGATGAACTCCTGGTCGAACACAGCCTCGGCCTCGAAGCCGGGCGCCTTGTTCCCGACCAACGGCAAGTCATCCTACAGAGGACACGGCGCGAGCAGTGAGTGAGCAGAGCAAGGGTGGGAACGCGAACGCGGCCCAAGGTAAGGTAAGTCGAGTAGAACACGTGACGGGAACTTACGACGCCGCCGGCACGGGCGACGAGTCTGCTGGCCCGCGCGGGTCTGGCGGTGGCGAGGCGGAGAggcctggcggcggcggcgcgggagagggagagtgattgcggcgcgggcgcggcggcgaggggcttGGAGGCGGGGGTGCTGGGGGCGGAGGAGACGACGGTAGCGGCGGCGAAGGAGCAGGCCATGGCAGCCCGGAGTGGATGAGGAGGGGATGGATGGATTGGGGGTTTGGGGATCGGGTTGGATGGGGTTTcgggctggctggctggcttgATTGAGTGGGTTTTAAATAGGGACGTGGCAGCGCTCCACGCTTGTGGCTGTTTGGGCCGCACATGTTTCCGTAGGCGAGCTGTTCGGATGAATAGTATGTATTCAAATTATTCGatatttatatttgttaaaatatgaatataaatatttatatctGTATCTGTTTCTAAAACGGATATTAAAATAGAtgtatccgaattcgttttcgataATCTGATTTAAATGTGGATATCCGTCAACCATGAAAATAGATAATATCCGTATCCGTCAACTatggaaccaaattttgctaatattttagaaattttagaggtgaacaaaatttatatattctggttcaatcaaattggaacaaattttagtcaaatttgatcaaaaatttaaattttcgacATGAATTTCAAATTAAATTACTAAAATTTTGGTAATTCCAAATGTAAATGAATTTTTTACgcactaaaataaaaaaaattgtcgtTAAATGTGTAGAATATTTGTTTACAACCTGATCGAGTAGATATTCGAATGCGGATTCGGATTTAAACTATTCGATTCGTATTCGCATTCGAGAATATTCGAATTAGTATTTGTATGCGTATTAAAATATGAATTGTAATGTGAAAAATAGACCATTCGATCGGTATCCGATCCGTTTTTATCCCTACTCCGAGCTAAGGTATATTATCATCTCGTGAATCACGAGGACGCCAACCGTTAGGATTCGCTAGGATGGATGCTGAGCTTCGGTGGTTCACCGGAGCGAAAATGGTGTCGGGTGGCGGAAGCGCCGGCAGGGGCGATGCTAGGGTCATGAACCATGGTGCACATAGACTAGGTCCTAAGAAATTTGCAATGCTAATCGCCGGCGATAACAAATTAACAACATAAGCTATTGATGGCTGCTATAGGAGCAAGAGGTAGAAGAAGCGACAGTACGCTAGAGTGCGCTCGTGAGATGTTTTCCCCTACAATTTGGTGACATTGTTGTTTGATCATATGCGCAGGCTATTTGACCAATAATTACATTTGACTAGGGCGGATGCTTCCAAATCAGCGGCACGACAACCATGGCAATCTCTCTCAAAGTACTTAACGACAACAGGTAGCAAAAATGACTGCTAGTAGCACAATTACTAACTGTGGCACTAATAGTAAATGATTACAATAAGACTACTCTTAATATATCGTATCATGTTGCTATACCAAAGACTGTCACGTCAGATTGGCATGCAGTCATAAATTTCTGTGAAGAAAGTAAGAAACTATTCCTCCAATGCACAATATGATGTTGTTATATCTAAGATGGGCAATGCAATTAATTGTTGCGTGTGTGTCATCAAATAGACATCCCTTCACCCTCGTGCAGTATCGTGCAATATCCAAGACGTTGAATATCCAGCAAAGCTGTATCTTCATATTCTCTCAATCCTCGTTAATTTCATGCCATGTCACCAAAAAAACATAAATGAGAGGTTACCCGTATGGCGGTATGGGATGGCACGTGTGAGGATGCGCCTGTGTCGAGTACCACTCAACGCCGACACGAGTGGAAGGTTGCAGCGCCATGTTGTTGAGGGCTTGGATCAGTGCGGATCGATCCCAAGTTGCTGGAGAGGGTGCTGTAGTCGTGGGCGTGGGCAGTGCCTGCGGAGCCAGTGGTGCGGTGTGGAAAGCCCAAGTGGGCGTCGCGATAGGTCGAGGTCCAAGGACGCCGGCAGTTGGGTGCATGACCGGCATGCGGGGCATAGGCCACGCCTGTAACATGCCTGCCCAGGGATTGACCTGAGGTAGGCGAGggttggtggaggaggaagccCCACTGACACCCGTTTTCTTGTTCTTACCCTTCTTGCCCCGCTGCAGCCGGATGACGAGTTCCTGCCATCGTGGGAAATCAGCGGAGCATAAGCAGCCAACCCAAAGTAGGATGGAGCAGGTAGGAGGGTCGCAGTCGTTGAAGACTGTGCCTAAGCCATGAGGGCCGCCACCTGCACCATGTGAGATGTCTGGGCCGAAGGATGCACCTTGAGGAGAAGGAAGGATCAGGTCtgcagaaaaaaaaggaaaaattggtTGCATCTTCAGTGTAGGGATGGCGTTGTGGAGCCTTGGGTTGAGCCCGTGCAGGATGGTGTGCACTGGATCACGGTCTGTCACCATCATCTCGAGATCACGAAGAGTGTTGGCCATGAACTTGAGTTTGGTGCAGTACGCTATGATGCTCATGTTGTCCTGGTAGAAGTTCTAAAAGTTGGCTTCAACGTAGACAAATAGCATTTCGCTATTGTCGAGAAACAACGAGCGAATGTTAACCCACAAAGAGTGTGCGGTGTCGGCGGAGGTGAGCACAATCTTAAGAATTTCACCAGATCGAGACGGTGGAGTAGATCCATGAAACGATTGAAAATTGATCTGGACTCAGTCGAACTCCTTGCGCGGTGCAAATCCGTCGACGTGATCGATCAACCCAAACTTGCCGAAGACGACATTGAGGAACTGACTCCATTGCCGATACCCCATAGTTGGATTCGGTGAGATCCAGGAAAATGGAGACATGGCTCTTGATGTTGATCAGCTGAATCTGTGAGGCTGAGGTTGGATGGGTTGGTGGCACGACATGCATGACGAGCGGTACGTGGCGGTGAGCTAGGCTCAGAATCAGAAGAGGAGGAGATCATGGCGTGGAAGCATAGGAACGAAGCAGCGGACGAATTTTAGGATCGAGGGGAAGTTGATATCATGTACGAAGACAGAGAGAGTTGTTGCAATGTGATTGCATTGACCACATCAGTGGTGTACATATACGCATACAGAAGAGACGATTAGCCTTAACAGAATGAAACTAAGTCTCCTAGAAGCTAGGGACGAGCCTAAGGAATAGGGCAAACATACACACATAAAAACGTATACAAATATGTTAGCTAACAGACCCGAATACCTTTCTCGAGTTGGTGTGAATCCCATCAAAAACATGAGTTGTTGTGAGGACCCCGAATCCAAAATATGCTATACCTCCTATATCAGTCTCTAGATCAAGTAACTAATACGTACAGTATAATAGTTATAGTATCACAGTTAAACTTCATTTATAAGTATTAAGATTTATAGTATAAAAGGCTACAACCTATatgatatattacaaacctggcctaaCGGCTAACAAAAGCACGACGGA
This genomic interval carries:
- the LOC133922023 gene encoding 2-Cys peroxiredoxin BAS1, chloroplastic-like — protein: MACSFAAATVVSSAPSTPASKPLAAAPAPQSLSLSRAAAARPLRLATARPARASRLVARAGGVDDLPLVGNKAPGFEAEAVFDQEFINVKLSDYIGKKYVILFFYPLDFTFVCPTEITAFSDRYEEFEKLNTEVLGVSIDSVFSHLAWVQTDRKSGGLGDLKYPLISDVTKSISKSFGVLIPDQGIALRGLFIIDKEGVIQHSTINNLAIGRSVDETMRTLQALQYVQENPDEVCPAGWKPGEKSMKPDPKGSKEYFAAI